DNA from Geobacter sulfurreducens PCA:
GGAGCGCCTCGACAAGCTTCTGGTCGACCGGGGGCTTGTCCAGTCGCGGGAACGAGCCCGTGCGCTCATCATGGCCGGTCAGGTGGTGGTGAACGATCACCTGGCGGATAAGGCCGGGCTCCAGGTTCCGGTGGAAGCCGAAATCCGGCTCAAGGGGGAGGACATTCCTTTTGTGAGCCGGGGTGGCCTTAAGCTCGCGAGGGCATTGGAGGAGTTCGGTATCGATGTCGCGGACATGACCGCCATTGACGTGGGTGCTTCCACCGGCGGCTTCACCGACTGCCTGCTCCAGCGCGGTGCCCGGAAGGTCTATGCCGTTGACGTGGGGTACGGTCAACTGGCCTGGAAGCTGCGCCAGGACTCGCGCGTGGTGAATCTGGAAAAGACGAACATCCGCTATCTGGAACCCGGCGCTCTGCCGGAGACACCCGGCTTGGCAGTGATCGATGCGTCCTTCATTTCACTCGACAAGGTCCTGCCCTCCACCCTGCGCCTTATCGGGGAAGAGGGTGTCATTGTCGCCCTCATCAAACCCCAGTTCGAGGTGGGACGGGGAGAGGTCGGCAAGGGCGGCGTGGTGCGCGACGAGGAGAAGCACCGCCGGGTGATTGCCGACGTCGTGGCCCTTGCAGAAGGATTGGGCCTGATGGTTCTCGGCGTTACCGAGTCTCCCATTCTCGGGCCCAAGGGAAATCGTGAGTTTCTGATCCACCTTAAAAAGGCGGTTGGGGAGACCCCGCCCCATAACCGGTAATCCGACATCAGCCATGCCCATCCGATTCCTCCATACCGCCGACCTGCATCTCGACTCGCCCCTGCGCA
Protein-coding regions in this window:
- a CDS encoding TlyA family rRNA (cytidine-2'-O)-methyltransferase, producing the protein MTASSTLNTAKSRERLDKLLVDRGLVQSRERARALIMAGQVVVNDHLADKAGLQVPVEAEIRLKGEDIPFVSRGGLKLARALEEFGIDVADMTAIDVGASTGGFTDCLLQRGARKVYAVDVGYGQLAWKLRQDSRVVNLEKTNIRYLEPGALPETPGLAVIDASFISLDKVLPSTLRLIGEEGVIVALIKPQFEVGRGEVGKGGVVRDEEKHRRVIADVVALAEGLGLMVLGVTESPILGPKGNREFLIHLKKAVGETPPHNR